ATCCTGACCGACCCGTTCTATCTCGGCGTCTTCTGGCGCACGACGCGGCTCTCGGCCGCCGCTGCACTGATCGGCCTCTGCATCGCCTATCCTACCGCCTATGTGCTGGCCCGCAGCCGCTCGGGCTTCGTCCGTGCGCTGATCGTCCTGCTCCTGATCACTGCCTTCGTCAGCATCATCGTCAAGGTGCTGGGACTCACGGTGCTGATGGGCTCGCAGGGGCCGATAGCAGCGTTGCTCCGCGCGCTCACGGGCTCGGCGGCCTCGATGCTGCACAACGAGTTCGCAGTCGCCGTCGGCCTCGTCCAGTACAGCCTGCCGCTGCTCGTGATGCTGCTCTTCGGTGTGATCCAGACCATCCCGCGCGCGCTGGAGGAGGCGGCGGCCGTCGGCGGCGCGAGCGACTGGCGGCTGATCCGCCGCGTCCTGCTCCCGCTCTCGCTCAACGGCGTCATCACGGCCGGGCTGATCGCCTTCAACATGAATATGGGCGCTTTCACCTCGGCGGTTCTGCTCGGCGGCGGCAATGTGCTGACTGTTCCGGTGCTGATCCAGCGCAAGATCGTGCTGGACGTCGACTATCCGGTCGCGGCTGCGCTCGCCGTGCTGCTCTCCCTTGGTGTCTTCGCCATCAACGTCGCGGTGGCGACGCTGCGGCGCTCGCCCACCGGCGCCTCGCGCCTGCGAAGGGCCGCGGCATGAGCGGACGGGCCAGCCGCCTCCTCTTCGGCCTTATCGCCTGCGCGACCTATCTGTTCATGGTAGCGCCGCTCCTCGTCATCGCGGCCGCTTCGCTCGACGGCAGCGCCTCGGCCTATATCCGCTTCCCGCCCGAGAGCCTGTCGCTGCGCTGGTATCTGGCGATCCCACAGAAATATTGGCTCTCGCTGGCGCTGAGCTTCGCGATGGCGCTCTCGGCGGCTGCGCTCTCGACCCTGCTCGGCACACTGGCGGCGCTCGGCATCGCCCGCGGCTCGGCCCGCGGCAATGCCTGGCTGACGACCTATTTCAACCTGCCGCTGCAGATCCCCTTCGTTGTCACGGGCGTGGTCTTCCTGCAGTTCTACAATATCTTGGCGGAGGCGATGGGATTAGATCTCGTCGGCCGCTTCTGGGGCCTCGTGATCGCCCATCTCTTCTTCTGCGTCCCCTACGCGGTCGGCGCGATCGGCTCCGTCATCACGGCCGATCTCGACCGTAACGAGAATGCTGCGCGCATCGCGGGCGCCACCGAGTGGCGGGTGCTCCGGCGCATCACCGTCCCGGCACTGAAGCCCGGATTGTTCTCCGGCTTCTTCTTCGCCTTCATCGTCTCCTTCGGCGACGTGCCGGTCAGTGTATTCCTGGTCAGCGGCGGCACGGCGCCCCTGCCGGTCGAGATCTTCCAGACCCTGCAGTTCGACTACGATCCGACGGTGCTGGCGATCTCCACGATCGTGCTTCTGCTGTCGGCCGGCTTTGTCGTCGCGATGCGCAAACTGACTGGGCTCGACATCGTCATGCCCGGCTCAAGCTCGCGGCGTTAGCCGAATAGCGCTG
Above is a genomic segment from Bosea sp. NBC_00550 containing:
- a CDS encoding ABC transporter permease; the encoded protein is MGNHRSYDLALLAALLVSLVLFVLPLFFFLRQSFYENLGMGLVGDRPSLRNYTDILTDPFYLGVFWRTTRLSAAAALIGLCIAYPTAYVLARSRSGFVRALIVLLLITAFVSIIVKVLGLTVLMGSQGPIAALLRALTGSAASMLHNEFAVAVGLVQYSLPLLVMLLFGVIQTIPRALEEAAAVGGASDWRLIRRVLLPLSLNGVITAGLIAFNMNMGAFTSAVLLGGGNVLTVPVLIQRKIVLDVDYPVAAALAVLLSLGVFAINVAVATLRRSPTGASRLRRAAA
- a CDS encoding ABC transporter permease, giving the protein MSGRASRLLFGLIACATYLFMVAPLLVIAAASLDGSASAYIRFPPESLSLRWYLAIPQKYWLSLALSFAMALSAAALSTLLGTLAALGIARGSARGNAWLTTYFNLPLQIPFVVTGVVFLQFYNILAEAMGLDLVGRFWGLVIAHLFFCVPYAVGAIGSVITADLDRNENAARIAGATEWRVLRRITVPALKPGLFSGFFFAFIVSFGDVPVSVFLVSGGTAPLPVEIFQTLQFDYDPTVLAISTIVLLLSAGFVVAMRKLTGLDIVMPGSSSRR